A stretch of the Oenococcus sp. UCMA 16435 genome encodes the following:
- a CDS encoding MHS family MFS transporter, which translates to MDNTNSLRTTFGDSQTFKRDSIKTVMLASMIGTAIEFFDFYAYGTAAAAYFPKVFFPEVTPAIATILSLLTFGIAFIARPMGSFIFGHFGDRIGQKQTLIFSLMLMGTSTVLIGILPSYATLGLTSVILLCTCRFIQGIGLGGEWSGAALVATENAPVSKRALYGAFPELGAPLGFFLSNGLFFLLESFLTSAQMLNFGWRVPFLASSVLVFVGFWVRKQMQETPLFRLAQKKNEVTKSPLKVVFKTSWRQIIQGTFIVSVTYTLFYTLATWSLTYATTKLGFTNKEYLFMLMGSITIFALFIVLSSSFADKWGRKHILVASATALIIFAFLFPYLLQGYRNFVSVTLFLVIGFILMGIAFGPVGALLPELFSTKVRYSGAGIAYNLAAIIGAAFAPTIASWLAENWGTYSVGIYLGIMAIACLLSLLTIKDTKTVDFSK; encoded by the coding sequence ATGGATAACACAAATAGTCTGAGAACCACTTTCGGAGATTCCCAGACTTTCAAACGAGATTCGATAAAAACAGTAATGCTGGCATCGATGATCGGAACAGCAATTGAATTTTTTGATTTTTATGCTTACGGGACAGCAGCTGCAGCTTATTTTCCCAAAGTTTTCTTTCCTGAAGTTACCCCGGCGATTGCAACAATTTTGAGTTTGCTAACTTTCGGAATCGCTTTTATTGCACGTCCCATGGGGTCATTTATCTTTGGCCATTTTGGAGACAGAATTGGTCAAAAACAAACATTGATTTTTTCACTTATGTTGATGGGAACATCAACTGTCTTGATTGGTATATTACCGAGTTATGCGACCTTAGGTCTCACATCCGTTATTCTTCTGTGTACTTGTCGCTTTATCCAAGGCATAGGTCTTGGAGGAGAATGGTCAGGTGCAGCTTTGGTGGCTACTGAAAATGCACCTGTAAGTAAAAGAGCCTTGTATGGAGCTTTTCCAGAACTTGGAGCACCACTAGGCTTTTTTCTAAGTAATGGTTTGTTTTTCTTACTTGAATCATTTTTAACTTCTGCGCAAATGCTTAATTTTGGATGGCGAGTTCCTTTCTTAGCGTCTTCCGTTTTGGTTTTTGTTGGTTTTTGGGTACGCAAGCAGATGCAAGAAACACCACTATTTCGTTTGGCCCAGAAAAAAAACGAGGTCACCAAGTCGCCCTTAAAAGTTGTCTTTAAAACCAGTTGGCGGCAAATAATCCAAGGAACATTTATAGTCTCCGTTACCTACACTCTTTTTTATACTTTAGCAACATGGTCTTTAACATATGCGACGACAAAACTTGGTTTTACCAATAAAGAATATCTTTTCATGCTAATGGGCTCAATAACTATTTTTGCCTTATTTATTGTTTTGTCTTCATCTTTTGCCGATAAGTGGGGACGTAAACATATCCTGGTAGCCTCAGCAACGGCCTTAATTATTTTTGCTTTTCTTTTCCCTTATTTACTTCAAGGATACCGCAATTTTGTCAGTGTAACCTTGTTTCTCGTTATCGGTTTTATTTTAATGGGAATTGCTTTTGGTCCTGTCGGAGCTCTTTTGCCAGAACTATTCTCAACAAAAGTTCGCTATTCAGGCGCGGGAATTGCTTATAATTTAGCGGCAATCATTGGCGCAGCATTTGCACCCACGATTGCAAGTTGGTTGGCTGAAAATTGGGGTACTTATTCTGTTGGTATATATTTGGGCATCATGGCAATTGCATGTTTGCTGTCTTTGCTAACAATTAAAGATACTAAAACCGTTGATTTTTCGAAATGA
- a CDS encoding 2-keto-4-pentenoate hydratase has translation MSETNVLSTKNDTEKKVANDLYQALVKKQPLKAADYEKEVADFDTAYRVQHAFTDLKNEAVGGYKVSLTSKETQKMFDSDSPFYGAETSSAWLKNHTSLQLSDLMDPLLEVEMVFTAKETLLATDSLNELLNKVTVSAGVELPDSRFKDWFPSLSKYLVVADGAVGGRVVYTEPTNDKVSVDDLATVTCTLTLNGKELGTGKSSEVLGNPLNSLQWLVKKLSEQGVAYPKGTKVSSGTFLLPPHLQKGHYVAHFDKYFDDVTLEVK, from the coding sequence ATGTCAGAAACAAATGTGCTTTCCACAAAAAATGATACAGAAAAGAAAGTTGCTAATGATCTTTACCAAGCCTTGGTAAAAAAGCAACCGTTAAAAGCGGCCGACTATGAAAAGGAAGTTGCAGATTTTGATACAGCTTATCGAGTTCAACATGCCTTCACAGACCTCAAGAATGAAGCCGTAGGAGGATATAAAGTTAGTTTAACCTCTAAAGAAACACAAAAGATGTTTGATTCCGATTCGCCGTTTTACGGTGCCGAAACAAGCAGTGCTTGGTTAAAAAATCATACTAGTCTTCAACTCAGTGATTTGATGGACCCCTTACTTGAAGTCGAGATGGTTTTCACTGCTAAAGAAACGCTACTAGCAACTGATTCACTAAATGAATTACTTAATAAGGTTACTGTTTCGGCGGGTGTCGAACTTCCTGATTCACGTTTTAAAGATTGGTTTCCAAGCCTGTCAAAATATTTGGTTGTTGCCGATGGAGCCGTAGGTGGCCGTGTTGTCTACACTGAACCAACTAATGATAAAGTCAGTGTTGATGATTTAGCAACTGTCACCTGCACTTTAACTCTTAATGGCAAAGAACTTGGAACTGGTAAATCATCCGAAGTTTTGGGTAATCCATTGAATTCATTACAGTGGTTGGTTAAGAAATTATCCGAACAAGGCGTTGCCTATCCAAAGGGTACTAAAGTTTCAAGCGGTACCTTCCTCTTGCCACCACATTTACAAAAAGGTCATTATGTCGCTCATTTTGATAAATACTTTGATGATGTAACATTAGAGGTTAAGTAG
- a CDS encoding DUF1211 domain-containing protein gives MDRCLSKGSDFISKNRLEAFSDGVFAIIITIMVLDLKIPAGSGWSELIKPRFVNTLLAYLLSFLFVASFWISHHTIITPVQIVDKTLLWFNVVLLSAISLLPLVTAWHGEYPNSVAPSFSYLFIYVLSVFCLYLLGVVATKRVKSENREFFQRTNKIRLCLVLSGIFASFLTLIYPLIASFSVFAILLFWLVFSSWQENISKV, from the coding sequence ATTGATCGTTGTTTATCGAAAGGGAGTGATTTTATTTCCAAAAATCGTTTAGAAGCATTCAGCGATGGCGTCTTTGCAATTATTATCACAATCATGGTTCTGGATTTAAAAATTCCTGCTGGCAGCGGCTGGTCTGAATTAATTAAACCACGCTTTGTAAATACTCTTTTAGCCTATCTATTAAGTTTTTTATTTGTAGCCAGTTTTTGGATCAGCCATCACACTATTATTACACCAGTGCAAATTGTCGATAAAACATTGCTGTGGTTCAATGTCGTTTTGCTTTCCGCGATCAGTTTGTTGCCTTTAGTCACAGCCTGGCATGGTGAATATCCAAATTCTGTTGCTCCAAGTTTTTCTTATCTATTTATTTATGTCTTATCAGTCTTCTGTTTATATTTATTAGGTGTTGTCGCCACAAAACGTGTCAAATCTGAAAATAGGGAATTTTTCCAACGAACCAATAAAATCAGGCTATGTTTAGTATTGTCTGGTATATTTGCCAGTTTTTTGACTCTAATTTATCCACTTATAGCTTCTTTTTCTGTATTTGCAATACTTTTATTCTGGTTAGTTTTTTCTAGTTGGCAGGAAAATATTTCCAAAGTATAA
- a CDS encoding 6,7-dimethyl-8-ribityllumazine synthase, producing MVEINGTITGQGLKIGIVVARFNELVTNKLLQGSESELLKYSVNKSDITVAWVPGAMEIPRIVKKMAETKKFDGIIALGAVIRGETSHYDYVCEETANGIASQSLNGPVPVMFGVLTTNTLDQAINRAGGKAGNKGADCARGVLDLIYLERQLIK from the coding sequence ATGGTTGAAATTAATGGGACGATAACGGGTCAAGGCCTCAAAATTGGTATTGTTGTTGCTCGCTTTAACGAACTGGTGACGAACAAATTGCTTCAGGGAAGCGAGAGCGAATTGCTTAAATATTCGGTCAACAAGAGTGATATTACAGTTGCCTGGGTTCCGGGAGCAATGGAAATTCCCCGGATTGTTAAAAAAATGGCAGAAACAAAAAAATTTGATGGTATTATCGCCTTAGGAGCTGTGATTCGTGGGGAAACTTCACATTATGATTATGTGTGTGAAGAAACTGCTAATGGAATTGCCAGCCAATCTTTAAATGGGCCGGTTCCGGTTATGTTCGGTGTTCTTACAACTAATACACTTGATCAGGCTATTAATAGGGCAGGTGGAAAAGCTGGTAATAAAGGTGCCGATTGTGCACGAGGCGTCCTGGACTTAATTTATCTTGAGAGACAATTAATCAAGTAA
- the ribA gene encoding GTP cyclohydrolase II: protein MIKNDFVKKIEDAIVELKKGHLIIVADSENRESEGDMVGLAQFVTPQSVNTMVTSARGLLCVPMAEEYADRLQLLPMINNSTDKYGTAFTVSLDAKTTSTGISAYDRSRTIEKLARKTSGWNDFYHPGHVFPLVARQGGVIERGGHTEAAVDLAKIAGDIPVAYICEILKKDGTMARRKDLKQFSEEMDMPIITIDELIQYRYRKNIDVCSSIAKVSMPTKYGNFTLEAFSTVNEKEPTLLISKGNIDHQNPLLLRVHSECLTGDLFGSRRCDCGDQLHKALEMIEQSGQGAVLYLRQEGRGIGLANKLKAYHLQDNGLDTVEANLKLGFSADQRNYDLVASILKQKGINAVKLMTNNPDKINQIQSIGIEVVERVPLEIKPTKENKKYLQTKKDKLHHLLKEVE from the coding sequence ATGATAAAAAATGACTTTGTAAAAAAAATAGAAGATGCAATTGTTGAATTAAAAAAGGGCCATTTAATCATCGTCGCGGATTCTGAAAATCGAGAGTCCGAAGGCGATATGGTCGGTTTGGCTCAATTTGTAACTCCCCAATCAGTCAATACGATGGTCACCTCTGCTCGGGGATTACTTTGTGTGCCAATGGCAGAGGAATATGCTGATCGTCTGCAGCTTTTACCAATGATTAATAATTCAACTGATAAATATGGAACAGCTTTTACAGTTAGCTTGGATGCAAAGACTACTTCTACCGGAATATCAGCTTATGATCGTTCTAGGACAATCGAAAAATTGGCAAGAAAAACCAGTGGTTGGAACGACTTCTATCATCCGGGGCATGTTTTTCCATTAGTGGCCCGTCAAGGAGGAGTAATTGAACGCGGTGGACATACGGAAGCTGCTGTTGACCTCGCTAAAATAGCCGGGGATATTCCGGTTGCCTACATTTGTGAAATTTTAAAAAAAGATGGTACGATGGCCAGAAGAAAAGATTTAAAACAGTTTTCAGAAGAAATGGACATGCCAATTATTACGATTGATGAATTAATTCAGTACCGTTATCGCAAAAATATCGATGTTTGTTCTTCGATTGCCAAGGTTAGCATGCCAACAAAATATGGCAATTTTACATTAGAAGCTTTTTCAACCGTTAATGAAAAGGAACCGACTTTATTAATTTCAAAGGGGAACATTGACCATCAAAATCCTTTGTTATTAAGAGTTCATTCTGAATGCTTAACTGGGGATCTTTTTGGTTCTCGAAGATGCGATTGTGGCGACCAGTTACATAAAGCCTTAGAAATGATTGAACAGTCTGGGCAAGGAGCTGTTTTATATCTTCGACAGGAAGGTCGGGGGATTGGTTTGGCAAACAAATTAAAGGCTTATCATTTGCAAGATAATGGTTTGGATACCGTCGAAGCTAATCTTAAGTTAGGTTTTTCGGCTGATCAGCGTAATTACGATCTGGTTGCTTCAATTCTTAAACAGAAAGGAATCAATGCCGTTAAATTAATGACCAATAATCCCGACAAGATCAATCAAATTCAAAGCATTGGGATCGAAGTTGTCGAAAGGGTTCCTTTGGAAATCAAACCGACCAAAGAAAATAAGAAATACTTGCAAACAAAAAAAGATAAATTGCATCATTTATTAAAGGAGGTTGAATAA
- a CDS encoding riboflavin synthase, giving the protein MFTGIIRDIGKIVVINKHNETATFTIKSELINNKNGSLGDSIAVNGICLTITAFNSDGFNVEVMPETIQRTNLSMLKTNDPVNLESSLRINDKLDGHIVLGHIDTIAKLLRRQAEQNSVLMSFSLTKKYQPYVVEKGSIAIDGVSLTVVKVTPDYFQVGLIPFTLKQTILGRLQLNELVNIETDILGKYVVDHRRNDK; this is encoded by the coding sequence ATGTTTACTGGAATCATCAGGGATATCGGAAAAATTGTCGTTATTAACAAACACAATGAAACTGCAACTTTCACAATTAAATCAGAATTAATTAATAATAAAAACGGCTCTTTGGGTGATAGCATCGCTGTCAATGGGATTTGTCTGACAATCACAGCTTTTAATTCGGACGGTTTTAACGTCGAAGTTATGCCGGAAACAATCCAGCGCACAAATCTGTCAATGCTTAAAACTAACGATCCGGTTAATTTGGAAAGTTCGCTTAGGATAAATGATAAATTGGATGGTCACATTGTATTGGGCCATATTGATACAATTGCAAAATTACTTCGCCGACAAGCGGAGCAAAATTCTGTATTAATGAGCTTTTCATTAACGAAAAAATACCAACCCTATGTTGTTGAAAAAGGTTCAATTGCCATCGACGGAGTCAGTTTGACCGTTGTTAAGGTTACCCCGGATTATTTTCAGGTTGGTCTGATTCCTTTTACATTGAAACAAACCATTTTAGGTCGTTTGCAGTTAAATGAGTTGGTTAATATTGAAACCGATATTTTAGGCAAATACGTTGTTGATCATAGGAGAAATGATAAATGA
- the ribD gene encoding bifunctional diaminohydroxyphosphoribosylaminopyrimidine deaminase/5-amino-6-(5-phosphoribosylamino)uracil reductase RibD: MKNKNRFMDLAFLEAKKGHGNTWTNPQVGAVIVKNEQVLATGYHHRFGEPHAEIDALNNLADLKQAIGATMYVTLEPCSHYGKTPPCAKKIIEVGIKKVVIGQQDPNPLVSGKGINMLKAKNIDVTVLKQTSGDLNEFYNFFYQHHRPFVTLKYAMSLDGKINQAKKERTILTGQAAYLDSQHLRADRQAILIGENTLKIDNPALTVRKKQLEFPPIRILLVRDIEQLDFQLKVFNSDTPIWILTTLKSERETPKNVELFFDDSWTPNRIINLLSAHGIQSLLVEGGSKIQAAFVKQKLVDQLVVYLSPKIIGGQGLPAVYGQGLSETLDFSKIKTVQLDNDLRISARRF, from the coding sequence ATGAAAAACAAAAATCGTTTTATGGATCTAGCTTTTTTGGAAGCTAAAAAAGGTCACGGAAATACTTGGACTAATCCACAAGTAGGTGCCGTGATCGTTAAAAATGAGCAGGTTTTAGCAACTGGCTATCATCATCGCTTTGGTGAACCACACGCTGAAATTGATGCTTTAAATAATTTAGCGGATCTCAAACAGGCAATTGGAGCAACCATGTATGTGACTTTAGAGCCATGCAGTCATTATGGTAAAACGCCACCCTGTGCTAAAAAAATAATTGAAGTAGGTATTAAAAAGGTTGTAATTGGTCAACAAGATCCTAATCCATTGGTTAGCGGAAAGGGAATTAATATGCTTAAGGCCAAAAATATCGATGTCACAGTTCTAAAACAAACTAGTGGTGATCTTAATGAATTTTATAATTTCTTTTACCAACATCATCGTCCTTTTGTAACTCTCAAATACGCAATGTCCCTAGATGGAAAAATAAACCAGGCCAAAAAAGAGCGTACGATCCTTACGGGTCAAGCAGCATATCTCGATTCTCAGCATTTACGGGCTGATCGCCAAGCAATTTTGATTGGTGAAAACACTCTTAAAATTGATAATCCAGCCTTAACGGTTCGAAAAAAGCAGTTAGAATTTCCGCCAATTCGTATTTTGCTGGTTAGGGACATCGAACAACTGGATTTTCAGTTAAAGGTCTTTAATTCTGATACACCGATTTGGATACTCACTACTTTAAAAAGTGAACGTGAAACACCAAAGAATGTCGAACTATTTTTTGATGATTCCTGGACACCGAATCGAATTATCAATCTTTTGTCCGCACACGGTATTCAGTCACTACTGGTTGAAGGTGGCAGCAAAATTCAGGCAGCTTTTGTCAAGCAAAAATTAGTTGATCAATTAGTTGTCTATTTATCGCCAAAGATCATTGGTGGTCAAGGTCTTCCAGCGGTTTACGGTCAAGGCTTATCTGAGACACTCGATTTTTCAAAAATAAAAACGGTTCAATTGGACAATGATTTGCGTATCAGTGCAAGGAGGTTTTGA
- the folP gene encoding dihydropteroate synthase codes for MLDNQRVFFKGQNFSFDITFRPLIYSILNITPDSFYDGGINTSIDSVLKRIEKEKVQGADIFELGGKSSRPNFKDITANQEWERIAPYIKAIKKQFPKLVLAIDSNTEQVIEKALDQGVDIINDIDGFNSKKKLELVRNYQPSVVTMYNGRNFSEKADNLSIQLTDFLKKSVQDLEDCGLNQQNIVLDPGVGFSKAKKFLQLDLLKMQVISTLAFSGSPVMIAISRKSFLEKLFQLELKDRLLPTLLFENNMLESGGRILRVHDVKETKEMIDIYQIYHNNMELPKKIIVLVSRFILGMIPI; via the coding sequence ATTCTTGACAATCAAAGAGTATTTTTTAAAGGGCAAAACTTCAGCTTTGATATTACTTTTAGACCGTTAATTTATTCAATCCTAAATATCACTCCTGACTCGTTTTATGATGGAGGAATTAATACTAGCATTGATTCAGTCTTAAAACGGATCGAAAAAGAAAAAGTTCAGGGAGCTGATATTTTTGAACTTGGCGGTAAATCATCACGACCGAACTTTAAAGATATCACGGCCAATCAAGAGTGGGAACGAATTGCTCCTTATATTAAAGCAATCAAAAAACAATTTCCGAAGCTTGTTTTGGCGATCGATTCAAATACCGAGCAAGTCATTGAAAAAGCTTTAGATCAAGGAGTGGACATAATTAATGATATTGATGGTTTTAATTCCAAAAAGAAGTTGGAATTAGTTCGGAATTATCAACCTTCAGTGGTCACGATGTACAACGGCAGAAATTTTTCCGAGAAAGCTGACAATCTCTCAATACAACTGACAGATTTTTTAAAAAAATCTGTCCAGGATCTCGAAGATTGTGGTTTAAATCAACAAAATATTGTTCTTGATCCAGGGGTTGGCTTTTCAAAGGCTAAAAAATTCCTGCAACTGGATCTTTTAAAAATGCAGGTCATTTCAACCCTTGCTTTTTCCGGCAGCCCGGTTATGATCGCAATTTCCAGAAAAAGTTTTCTGGAAAAACTTTTTCAATTAGAGCTCAAAGATCGTTTGCTTCCAACGTTATTGTTTGAAAACAACATGTTAGAAAGCGGCGGTAGAATTTTACGGGTTCATGACGTAAAGGAAACTAAAGAAATGATTGATATTTATCAAATTTATCATAATAATATGGAATTGCCAAAAAAAATAATAGTGCTTGTTAGCCGCTTTATTTTAGGAATGATTCCAATTTAG
- a CDS encoding bifunctional folylpolyglutamate synthase/dihydrofolate synthase: MVIKKLPGSLYGQGDRIALLKKFLQYLNHPDRNFSIIHVCGTNGKGSTSTMIAALLTGLKYKVGLFTSPFIGNVNEMIRIDQEAINSDILDEYFQIIDQLENQHSFETDQLSQFEKLFLIAMLYFSDQGVDYVVLECGLGGKLDATNAVDKTDYSIFTNISLDHTNILGKTISEIAQTKAKIIRQNAKVVIAPKQDTAAQKVLLKEARLKNARLFLADDLKLTIAKRTKTAEIINLKLHNKLIDFRFSLVGSYQILNLMTALTWLIDFIKAKPINDFDLKKLLSNTLANLTIPGRFELLSQKPEIICDGAHNPAGIKQFVSTVNCLYPNSKKKVLVAFLKDKDFEKCVAELLNLKSTIFIPTEPDQQERKLSADKLQQVFYQLNGHFYQSFSDPHQALDYALNEKRTDDLILIVGSFYLLKIVRTYLKTRTGKETEKLGN, translated from the coding sequence ATGGTGATTAAAAAACTACCGGGATCTTTATACGGGCAAGGCGACCGGATTGCTTTATTAAAAAAATTTTTACAATATTTAAATCACCCTGATCGAAATTTTTCAATCATTCATGTTTGCGGCACTAATGGCAAAGGCTCGACAAGCACAATGATTGCAGCCCTGTTGACTGGATTGAAATATAAAGTTGGTTTATTCACCAGCCCCTTTATTGGAAACGTGAATGAAATGATTCGAATTGATCAGGAGGCGATTAACAGTGATATTTTAGACGAATATTTTCAGATCATTGATCAGTTAGAAAATCAACATTCTTTTGAAACTGATCAGTTATCCCAATTTGAAAAACTGTTCCTAATCGCCATGCTTTATTTTTCTGATCAGGGCGTTGACTACGTAGTACTCGAATGCGGACTGGGTGGAAAACTAGATGCGACCAATGCTGTTGACAAGACCGATTATTCTATTTTTACAAATATAAGTCTTGACCACACAAATATCCTAGGTAAAACCATTTCAGAGATCGCCCAAACCAAAGCAAAAATTATTCGGCAAAATGCAAAGGTCGTAATTGCTCCCAAACAAGACACAGCTGCCCAAAAAGTTCTTTTAAAAGAAGCTCGCTTAAAAAATGCCCGTCTATTTTTGGCTGACGATTTGAAATTAACAATTGCCAAAAGAACAAAAACAGCTGAGATTATTAATTTGAAACTGCACAATAAATTAATCGATTTTCGCTTTTCTTTGGTTGGCAGTTATCAAATATTGAATTTAATGACCGCTCTGACTTGGCTGATTGATTTTATTAAAGCAAAACCAATAAATGATTTTGATTTGAAAAAACTCTTGTCCAATACGCTGGCTAATTTAACAATCCCGGGACGTTTTGAATTGCTTAGCCAAAAACCCGAAATTATTTGCGATGGGGCTCACAATCCAGCTGGCATCAAACAATTTGTTTCAACTGTTAACTGCCTATATCCAAATTCTAAAAAGAAAGTTTTAGTTGCTTTTTTAAAGGATAAAGATTTTGAAAAATGTGTAGCAGAACTTTTAAACTTAAAATCAACAATTTTTATTCCTACAGAACCCGATCAACAAGAAAGAAAATTATCAGCCGATAAGCTACAACAAGTTTTCTATCAGCTTAACGGCCATTTTTATCAAAGCTTTTCTGATCCACATCAGGCTTTGGATTATGCTTTAAATGAAAAACGAACAGATGATCTAATCTTAATTGTTGGATCGTTTTATTTATTAAAAATAGTTCGAACATATTTAAAAACGCGTACAGGAAAGGAGACTGAAAAACTTGGAAATTAA
- the folE gene encoding GTP cyclohydrolase I FolE, with protein sequence MENVFLSLGSNLGNRQLNLQRAIKYLGQNENILIETASSYYETSPVGNLDQANFLNMAVKICTKLSPRELLLYIHQIETKLKRTREIHWGPRTLDIDIIFFGKQTISDSKLIIPHPETFKRLFVLEPILEICDTNLIYYQEIKESIKELKNGQQKIRIVRKEEFGQQKIEQAVKQLLEAIGEDPKRPGLTETPTRVARMYQEIFSAQGIDEFTDYKIFQIPETDNPQMILIKDIRFNSVCEHHLLPFFGKVSLAYIPKDGKIIGLSKIPRLIDFVSHRLNIQEKMTANIAEIFNEILQPKGVAVLTNARHMCMEMRGIKKIGETTQMTYFSGLFDSQSQLQTQFLKMLEQK encoded by the coding sequence ATGGAAAATGTCTTTTTAAGTTTGGGCAGTAATTTGGGTAACCGACAGTTAAATCTGCAAAGAGCAATCAAGTATTTGGGACAGAATGAAAATATTCTTATTGAGACTGCTTCCAGTTACTACGAGACTTCTCCTGTGGGAAATTTGGACCAAGCTAATTTTTTAAATATGGCGGTTAAAATTTGCACGAAATTATCGCCCCGGGAACTACTTTTATATATTCATCAAATCGAAACAAAACTAAAGCGTACCAGAGAAATTCATTGGGGGCCAAGAACTCTAGACATTGACATTATTTTTTTTGGTAAACAAACTATTAGTGATTCTAAATTAATCATTCCTCATCCGGAAACTTTTAAGCGCCTCTTTGTCTTGGAACCAATCCTTGAAATCTGCGATACAAATTTAATTTATTATCAAGAGATCAAAGAAAGTATCAAGGAATTAAAAAATGGCCAACAAAAAATCAGGATAGTTAGAAAAGAAGAATTTGGCCAACAAAAAATTGAACAAGCTGTCAAACAGTTACTTGAAGCAATTGGTGAAGACCCTAAGCGACCGGGTTTAACCGAGACTCCAACTCGCGTAGCCAGGATGTATCAGGAAATTTTTTCAGCACAAGGAATTGATGAATTTACGGATTATAAAATTTTTCAAATACCGGAAACTGATAATCCACAAATGATTTTAATCAAAGATATTCGCTTTAATTCGGTCTGTGAACATCATTTATTGCCTTTTTTCGGCAAAGTCAGTCTAGCCTATATTCCCAAAGATGGCAAAATAATTGGTTTAAGCAAAATTCCCCGATTAATCGATTTTGTCTCTCATCGACTAAATATCCAGGAAAAAATGACAGCTAACATTGCTGAAATTTTTAACGAAATCCTGCAACCAAAAGGAGTGGCCGTTTTGACCAATGCCCGGCATATGTGTATGGAAATGCGGGGAATAAAAAAAATCGGCGAAACTACTCAAATGACTTATTTTAGTGGTCTTTTTGATAGCCAGTCGCAGTTACAAACACAATTTTTAAAAATGCTTGAGCAAAAGTAG
- the folB gene encoding dihydroneopterin aldolase: MYKIRINNMKFYGHIGVYQEEKKLGQKLEVDLEVQIKSEKLADELTETIDYGKIYKVVSQTIQENKVDLIESLASMILKKVKQLDSNKILASKIKIRKLAVPIEGIFDNVEIEMEL, translated from the coding sequence ATGTACAAAATACGCATTAACAATATGAAGTTTTACGGCCATATCGGCGTCTACCAGGAAGAAAAAAAGCTTGGTCAAAAACTTGAGGTAGATTTAGAAGTTCAAATAAAAAGTGAAAAACTCGCCGACGAACTGACAGAAACAATTGATTATGGAAAAATTTATAAAGTTGTTTCTCAAACGATTCAAGAAAACAAGGTTGATTTAATTGAATCACTGGCCAGTATGATTTTAAAAAAAGTCAAACAACTCGATAGCAATAAAATTTTGGCCAGCAAAATCAAAATTAGAAAACTAGCCGTTCCAATCGAAGGTATTTTCGATAACGTCGAAATAGAAATGGAGCTATAG